The stretch of DNA ATATCATGTAATTTGGGGTGATACTTGATGATAAAAGTATATCATCGGGGTTTGCTCCCCTCACTCATTCTCGCACCGGTCATTTTTTCCCGGCAAAAGACAGCGCCTGATATCCCTGAAATAGGGGATATGGAGGAGAGTATGGACGGCCATCAGCACGATGAAGACGATGCCGGTGATATTGTGGAGGTCCACCCACTGACCCCTGGTGACGCCCAGGAACACTTTCAGGTTCGCGACGCCGGTGCTGGCGTGCACCCATCCCCCGCCTGCCGATGGGAGGAAGAACAAGAGGACGATAGACGATAAGGCGACGATAACGAATGCCACGAGCATCGCAAGGTCGACGATCGCATTCACCTGTCTCTTCTGCATGGAAGAGGAGAGGGCGCACCGCCGTATTATACCATTCGCCCTTATCCAGAAATGCAAACGATCCGCCGGTGGAGGTGTTCCCGAAGAAATGGCGAGGTACGAGAGTACACGAAAAATCCTGCGTGCACCGGGGAGGATTCGCGCGGGATCGAACGCCGCGAATATCTCCAGAGTTCCAGTGGAAATAAAGGGGTTATCTGGCTGCCGATTGTCAGACAGCAGGCACATCCGGCCCGGGCAGGATCAAAAGGATTGTTTCCCGGAAAATGAGAAGGAGGGGATCACGGCAGACCGGCGATGAACGCCCCCATCCGCTCGACGGCCAGGGAGAGGTTCTGGCGGCTCGTCGCATAGGAGCAGCGGATATGCCCCTTCCCCGAGGCGCCGAAGGCGCTGCCGGGAACAACGGCGACCTTCTGCTCCTTGAGGAGGCGCTCGGCAAACTCCTCGTCTGAAAGGCCGGTCGTCTCGATCGAGGGGAAGGCGTAGAAGGCGCCCTGCGGAAGGTGACAGGCGAGACCGATCCGATTGAGACCCTCCACGAAGAGGTTCCGGCGGAGGCGGTACTCCCGCACCATCTCGTTTTTGTTCTCTTCGGCCTGCCTGAGCGCCGCATGGGCGGCGATCTGCCCCATCACCGGGGCGCAGAGCATCACGTACTGGTGGATCTTCAGGGCGGCGTCGCAGATCGGCTTGGGGGCGCAGAGGTAACCGATCCGCCACCCGGTCATCGCATAGGCCTTGGAGAAACCGTTGAGCGTGATCGTCCGGTCGCGCAGGTCGTCCATCGAGGCCGGCGAGCAGTGGGTGCCGTCGTAGGTGAGCTCGGAGTAGACCTCGTCGGAGATCAGGACGAGGTCGTGGTCGACGATGATGTCGGCGATGGCGCGGTAGTCGTCCCTGTTCATCACCCCGCCGGTCGGGTTGTTCGGGAAGTTGAGCACCAGGGATTTGGTCTTTTGTGTGACGCGCTCCATCAGGGCGTCGGGCGTCACCCTGAAGCGGTCCTTCTCCAGGCAGGGCAGGGGCACCGGCACGCCGCCGGCCAGGGTGACGCAGGGGGCGTAACTGACATAGGCCGGGTCCAGGACGATCACCTCGTCCCCCGGGTCGGTGACGGCCCTGATGGCGATGTCGGCCGCTTCGGAGACGCCGGTCGTGACGATGATCTCCTCTGCAGGCGAGTAGGAGAGGCCGTACTTCTGCTCCAGGTCGAGGGCGAGCGCCGCCAGCAGGGGCGGGTAGCCCCGGTTCGAGGTGTACGAGGTGACGCCCTGCTCGATCGAGTAGATGCCTGCCTCGCAGACGTTCCAGGGGGTCACGAAGTC from Methanofollis liminatans DSM 4140 encodes:
- a CDS encoding DUF4405 domain-containing protein; the protein is MQKRQVNAIVDLAMLVAFVIVALSSIVLLFFLPSAGGGWVHASTGVANLKVFLGVTRGQWVDLHNITGIVFIVLMAVHTLLHIPYFRDIRRCLLPGKNDRCENE
- a CDS encoding aminotransferase class I/II-fold pyridoxal phosphate-dependent enzyme, with product MRDFVSERARVIPPSGIRKFFDLCMGMQDVVSLGVGEPDFVTPWNVCEAGIYSIEQGVTSYTSNRGYPPLLAALALDLEQKYGLSYSPAEEIIVTTGVSEAADIAIRAVTDPGDEVIVLDPAYVSYAPCVTLAGGVPVPLPCLEKDRFRVTPDALMERVTQKTKSLVLNFPNNPTGGVMNRDDYRAIADIIVDHDLVLISDEVYSELTYDGTHCSPASMDDLRDRTITLNGFSKAYAMTGWRIGYLCAPKPICDAALKIHQYVMLCAPVMGQIAAHAALRQAEENKNEMVREYRLRRNLFVEGLNRIGLACHLPQGAFYAFPSIETTGLSDEEFAERLLKEQKVAVVPGSAFGASGKGHIRCSYATSRQNLSLAVERMGAFIAGLP